The proteins below are encoded in one region of Acetoanaerobium noterae:
- a CDS encoding polyprenyl synthetase family protein — protein sequence MISLESAKNEFNNKLVEVLRKTPPSIRECTSYLSKSLGKNLRGNCILIVASDENQLVHEDAINLAVAIELFHLATLVHDDIIDDSPKRRGMDSLQSRFDKKTAVICGDYILAMAIELALKVDIKDEYKKYSLANYAKSVCLGELMQDTNLFNYNLSLKRYLTIIRGKTAALFEAAFVSGAIVLGEPKSNVDLYKKIGRYIGMIFQMSDDCMDYELTQAESNKPVLSDIAKGVITLPLIYAMKKNETIREKLEQGYDKNILAREIINFGGVEFTKAFSDRYYDKSIVCLDKLEISSEKYTMIKNVLDVAARR from the coding sequence ATGATTAGTTTAGAATCAGCAAAAAATGAATTTAATAATAAGCTAGTAGAGGTTTTAAGAAAAACGCCACCTTCTATTAGAGAGTGCACTTCATATTTATCGAAATCACTAGGGAAAAATCTTAGAGGGAATTGTATTCTTATCGTAGCATCGGATGAAAATCAATTGGTTCACGAGGATGCAATTAATTTAGCAGTTGCAATCGAGCTTTTTCATTTAGCTACACTGGTACACGATGATATCATAGATGATTCCCCTAAAAGAAGAGGGATGGATAGCTTACAAAGTAGATTCGATAAAAAAACTGCAGTTATCTGTGGAGACTATATCCTAGCTATGGCTATTGAATTAGCTCTAAAAGTGGATATAAAAGATGAGTACAAAAAGTATTCACTTGCAAATTATGCGAAATCTGTATGTCTTGGCGAGCTTATGCAGGATACAAATCTATTCAATTATAATTTGAGCTTAAAAAGATATCTAACAATAATTAGAGGTAAGACAGCAGCTCTATTTGAAGCCGCATTTGTCAGTGGAGCTATTGTTTTGGGAGAGCCAAAGTCCAATGTGGATTTATATAAGAAAATAGGAAGATATATAGGAATGATTTTCCAAATGTCTGATGATTGTATGGATTATGAGCTTACTCAAGCTGAATCAAATAAACCAGTTTTATCTGATATTGCAAAAGGAGTCATTACTCTTCCGTTAATATATGCAATGAAAAAAAATGAAACTATTCGTGAGAAGCTAGAGCAAGGATATGATAAAAATATTCTAGCTAGAGAAATAATAAATTTTGGTGGAGTGGAATTTACAAAGGCTTTTAGTGACAGATATTATGACAAAAGTATAGTTTGCTTAGACAAGCTAGAAATATCTTCTGAAAAATATACTATGATAAAAAATGTTTTAGATGTAGCAGCAAGGAGATAA
- a CDS encoding NAD(P)/FAD-dependent oxidoreductase, with protein sequence MERIVVLGAGYAGVLTAKKLEKKFKKNTDISITIIDKNPFHTMLTELHEVAANRVDEDSIKMSLKKIFAGRKVNVVMDDIDNVDFENKKLVGKTTDYPYDYLVIAAGSKPTYFGVEGAEEFSHKLWSYDDAVKLREHIHESFRKAALETDAQKRKLLLSFYVVGAGFTGVEMIGELAEYVPFLCHKYEINKADVSLNNVDILPRTVPILPEKLSDKVENRLKKMNVNMILGAGVVGIGKDFIKVKINGEENVFPAGTVIWAAGIEGSDITNDAASKISSERRGRIKVDPYLRSIDDEKVYVIGDNMFYIPEGEAAPVPQMVENCEHSASTAAHNIFTSITKSGQLKKYKPEFHGVMVSVGGRYAVARVGTPKMMMNLPSFFAMMVKHLINMVYFIQVMGWTKIFSYLKHEFFTIRNNRSIVGGHFSNVTPSFLMVPLRVWLGGVWFFEGVKKVNEGWFEAPKLTGFFGGANAWYQNILNPGAVVDAVGAATGTAEAHSVTGATVAADAVQSAGHAFLNLDIFGLLKIYFVSGLTFAESTLHDLTIKLDVPILNLFLDKFITSSDGIQIFMQTTIVILEIAIGLALIAGLFTFLSAGVSVVLQIMFLTTTGLHLDTVWMIFAGIAVLIGAGRTLGLDYYVMPWLKKAWRNNGFARKWYLYHD encoded by the coding sequence ATGGAGAGAATTGTTGTCTTAGGAGCAGGATACGCAGGGGTTTTAACTGCTAAAAAGCTTGAGAAAAAATTTAAAAAGAATACCGATATATCTATAACAATAATCGACAAAAATCCATTTCACACTATGCTTACTGAGCTACATGAAGTAGCTGCAAATAGAGTTGATGAAGACAGTATAAAAATGAGTCTAAAGAAAATATTTGCTGGCAGAAAAGTAAATGTAGTAATGGATGATATAGATAATGTTGATTTTGAAAACAAAAAACTGGTAGGAAAAACTACTGATTATCCTTATGATTACTTGGTTATTGCAGCTGGTTCAAAGCCTACATATTTTGGTGTAGAGGGCGCTGAAGAATTCAGTCACAAACTATGGTCTTATGATGATGCAGTTAAATTAAGAGAGCATATACATGAATCATTTAGAAAAGCTGCACTTGAAACTGATGCACAGAAAAGAAAGTTACTGCTTAGCTTTTATGTAGTTGGAGCTGGATTTACAGGCGTAGAAATGATAGGAGAGCTTGCAGAATATGTTCCATTTTTATGTCATAAGTACGAAATTAATAAAGCAGATGTTTCGCTAAACAATGTAGATATATTACCAAGAACAGTACCAATTCTTCCAGAAAAATTATCAGATAAAGTTGAAAATAGACTTAAAAAAATGAATGTAAATATGATTCTTGGTGCTGGGGTAGTTGGAATAGGCAAGGACTTTATTAAAGTTAAAATTAATGGTGAGGAAAATGTTTTTCCAGCTGGAACAGTAATATGGGCTGCTGGAATTGAAGGGTCAGATATTACAAATGATGCTGCTTCAAAAATAAGCTCTGAAAGAAGAGGCAGAATTAAAGTTGACCCTTATTTAAGATCAATCGACGATGAAAAAGTATATGTTATTGGAGATAACATGTTTTATATACCAGAGGGAGAAGCAGCTCCGGTTCCACAGATGGTTGAAAACTGTGAACATTCCGCTTCTACAGCTGCACATAATATTTTTACTTCAATTACAAAGAGTGGTCAGCTAAAAAAATATAAGCCTGAGTTTCATGGAGTTATGGTTTCCGTTGGAGGAAGATATGCAGTAGCAAGAGTTGGTACTCCTAAAATGATGATGAATCTTCCATCTTTCTTTGCAATGATGGTAAAACATCTTATCAATATGGTTTATTTCATTCAAGTAATGGGTTGGACTAAAATATTCAGCTATTTAAAACATGAATTTTTTACAATTAGGAATAATAGAAGTATAGTCGGAGGACATTTCTCTAATGTTACTCCAAGTTTTTTGATGGTACCACTTAGAGTATGGCTTGGCGGAGTATGGTTTTTTGAAGGGGTAAAGAAAGTAAATGAAGGGTGGTTTGAGGCACCAAAATTAACTGGTTTTTTTGGTGGAGCAAATGCTTGGTATCAAAATATTCTTAATCCTGGAGCTGTGGTTGATGCGGTGGGTGCTGCAACAGGAACTGCCGAGGCTCACTCAGTTACAGGAGCGACAGTAGCGGCGGATGCAGTACAGTCTGCAGGACATGCATTTTTAAATCTAGATATTTTTGGATTATTGAAAATTTATTTTGTAAGTGGACTTACATTTGCAGAATCTACCTTACATGATTTGACGATTAAATTAGATGTACCAATTTTGAACTTATTCCTTGACAAATTTATTACTTCAAGTGATGGAATACAAATATTTATGCAAACAACTATTGTTATATTAGAAATTGCGATTGGACTAGCTCTTATAGCGGGATTATTTACATTTCTATCCGCTGGAGTATCTGTTGTACTTCAAATTATGTTTTTAACCACAACCGGACTTCACTTAGATACTGTATGGATGATATTTGCTGGAATTGCTGTGCTTATTGGTGCTGGTAGAACCTTAGGACTTGATTACTATGTAATGCCATGGCTAAAGAAAGCATGGAGAAATAATGGTTTTGCTAGGAAGTGGTATCTATATCATGATTAG
- the ilvC gene encoding ketol-acid reductoisomerase: MYYENDVQADVLKGKKIAILGYGSQGHAHALNLKESGLDVLVGLREDSNSRSKALESGLTVKSVDDCVKEADVVMVLLPDEKQKEVYDSQIEKNLKPGQSLVFAHGFNIHYKQIVPPEFVDVFMVAPKGPGHLVRRTYEKGSGVPALIAVHQDYSSNAKDKALAYAKALGSLRVGAIETSFKEETETDLFGEQAVLCGGVTELIKAGFDTLVEAGYQSEIAYFECLHEMKLIVDLLYEGGFEKMRYSISDTAEYGDYRVGRRIVNQEVRNEMKKVLSEIQDATFANQWIEENRTGRPFYNQVKADELKHPIVNTGKSLRTMMKLEGDK, translated from the coding sequence ATGTATTACGAAAATGATGTTCAAGCAGATGTACTTAAAGGTAAAAAAATAGCTATTCTTGGTTACGGTAGCCAGGGTCACGCTCATGCACTTAACTTAAAAGAATCAGGTCTTGATGTATTAGTTGGTCTTAGAGAAGATAGTAATAGCAGGTCAAAGGCTCTGGAAAGCGGGCTTACTGTTAAGTCTGTTGATGATTGCGTTAAAGAAGCTGATGTTGTTATGGTTCTATTACCTGATGAAAAGCAGAAGGAAGTATATGACAGCCAGATTGAAAAAAATTTAAAACCTGGTCAATCACTTGTGTTTGCTCATGGATTTAATATTCACTATAAACAAATCGTTCCACCAGAGTTTGTAGATGTTTTTATGGTTGCTCCTAAGGGACCAGGGCATCTTGTAAGAAGAACCTATGAAAAAGGAAGCGGAGTACCTGCCCTCATTGCTGTACACCAAGACTACAGCAGTAATGCTAAAGATAAAGCACTTGCATATGCAAAAGCCCTAGGTTCATTAAGAGTAGGAGCTATTGAAACAAGCTTTAAAGAGGAAACAGAAACTGATTTATTCGGTGAACAAGCTGTACTTTGTGGTGGGGTTACAGAATTAATTAAAGCAGGATTCGATACCTTAGTAGAAGCTGGCTATCAAAGTGAAATAGCATATTTTGAATGTCTTCATGAAATGAAACTAATTGTGGACTTACTTTATGAAGGTGGATTTGAGAAAATGCGTTATAGCATTAGTGATACTGCTGAATATGGAGATTATAGGGTAGGACGTAGGATAGTAAATCAGGAAGTGAGAAATGAAATGAAAAAAGTACTTTCAGAGATACAAGATGCTACATTTGCAAATCAGTGGATTGAAGAAAATAGAACAGGTAGACCTTTTTATAACCAGGTTAAAGCCGATGAGCTTAAACACCCTATTGTCAATACAGGCAAAAGCTTAAGAACAATGATGAAACTTGAAGGTGATAAGTAA
- the ilvD gene encoding dihydroxy-acid dehydratase encodes MNSDNLKKGYARAPHRALLKSLGLDDEDFEKPFIGVVNAFNEIVPGHIHLRELAQEVKNGIYAAGAIPFEFPVITVCDGLAMNHEGMRYSLPSRELIVDSIEVMVKAHAFDGLVMIPNCDKSVPAMLMAAARLNIPSIIVSGGPMLKGKSATKDLDLVSAFEAVGSFADNKITSEELLEIENMACPTCGSCAGMFTANSMNCITEALGMAMRGNGTVPAVLSKRKLLARKSGKLVVDLVNKNILPRDIMTKEAFQNALAVDMALGCSTNTILHLTAIANEARVDFDLSLVDEVSKKVPNLCRLSPAGEAHIEDLNDSGGIYAVMNELSKANLINLNVKTVYDKALGELIADIKKGLVIRDISSPYSPTGGIKVLYGNIAPDGCVVKKSAVDEKMFNKTLNARVFDSEEEAVNEILSGNIQPDDAVLIRYEGPKGGPGMREMLSPTSALCGMGLDDKVCLITDGRFSGGSRGAAIGHVSPEAAVCGPISLVLDGDIIILDIDKGSINLDLSTEELNRRKASAEFKLKLPKQNIGYLKRYADSVSSASKGAIYK; translated from the coding sequence ATGAATAGTGACAACCTAAAAAAAGGCTATGCAAGAGCTCCTCATAGAGCTCTGCTTAAGTCTCTGGGACTTGATGATGAGGACTTTGAAAAACCTTTCATTGGAGTCGTAAATGCATTTAATGAAATTGTCCCTGGCCATATCCATCTACGAGAACTAGCCCAAGAAGTAAAAAATGGAATCTATGCTGCTGGAGCTATACCATTTGAGTTTCCTGTCATAACAGTATGCGATGGTTTAGCAATGAATCATGAGGGAATGAGATATTCTTTGCCAAGTAGAGAGCTTATTGTTGACAGTATAGAAGTGATGGTAAAAGCACATGCATTTGACGGCCTAGTGATGATTCCAAACTGTGATAAATCTGTTCCAGCTATGCTTATGGCTGCAGCTAGACTTAATATTCCTTCAATAATAGTAAGTGGAGGCCCCATGCTTAAAGGAAAATCTGCTACTAAAGATTTGGATTTAGTTAGTGCCTTTGAGGCTGTTGGAAGCTTTGCTGATAATAAAATCACATCTGAGGAACTGTTAGAAATAGAGAATATGGCTTGTCCTACCTGCGGAAGCTGTGCAGGAATGTTCACAGCGAATTCTATGAACTGTATTACAGAAGCTTTAGGTATGGCTATGAGAGGAAATGGTACTGTTCCAGCCGTACTTTCAAAACGAAAGCTATTGGCACGTAAATCTGGTAAGTTAGTCGTTGATTTAGTAAATAAAAATATTCTTCCTAGAGATATAATGACCAAGGAAGCTTTCCAAAATGCACTAGCTGTAGATATGGCACTTGGATGTTCTACAAATACCATCCTTCATTTAACTGCTATCGCAAATGAAGCAAGGGTGGATTTTGATTTATCCTTGGTTGATGAGGTTAGCAAAAAAGTTCCCAACTTATGTAGGCTATCACCAGCTGGTGAAGCTCATATAGAGGATCTCAACGACAGTGGTGGAATATATGCTGTAATGAATGAGCTTTCTAAAGCAAATCTAATAAATCTAAATGTAAAAACTGTATACGATAAAGCTCTTGGCGAGCTTATAGCTGACATAAAAAAAGGATTAGTAATTAGAGATATAAGTAGTCCATATTCACCTACAGGAGGAATAAAAGTCTTGTATGGAAATATAGCTCCAGACGGCTGCGTTGTAAAAAAATCTGCAGTAGATGAAAAGATGTTCAATAAAACTCTTAATGCTAGAGTTTTTGATTCCGAAGAGGAAGCAGTAAATGAAATATTGTCTGGAAATATACAGCCAGATGATGCAGTATTAATAAGATATGAGGGTCCTAAAGGGGGACCAGGAATGAGAGAAATGCTATCCCCTACTTCAGCTTTATGTGGAATGGGCTTAGATGATAAAGTTTGCCTAATCACAGATGGACGTTTTTCTGGTGGAAGCAGAGGAGCTGCAATTGGTCATGTTTCTCCAGAAGCAGCGGTTTGTGGTCCTATATCATTAGTTTTAGATGGTGATATTATAATTCTTGATATCGATAAGGGTTCTATTAATCTAGATTTATCTACAGAAGAACTAAATAGAAGAAAAGCTTCTGCAGAATTTAAATTAAAATTGCCAAAGCAAAATATTGGATACTTAAAAAGATATGCTGATTCAGTATCATCAGCTTCTAAAGGTGCAATTTATAAATAG
- the ilvB gene encoding biosynthetic-type acetolactate synthase large subunit has product MNTLNGAKYLIECLSKEGVDVIFGYPGGAVIPLFDALYESEGFIQIRTCHEQGASHAADGYARTTGKVGVCIATSGPGATNIITGLATAFMDSVPVIAITGQVGKSLLGKDSFQEIDITGLTMGITKHNFLVTDANDLKDVVSKAFYIAQNGRPGPVLIDISKDAFMQEIETKEYHKIDKTTDKRHLNYQAEIDKVVNLIKSSRQPVIYAGGGVIKSKSWDSLHELSTKHNIPVVNSIMGLGSFDRNSNLSYGIVGMHGDKDANMLCYESDLILGVGVRFSDRAIGNRNGFTKNSTIVHIDVDETELGKNIDVSYEILGDLNEIMNEISTKLMEYKSPHTRSNDYLAKDYEGFHPKNILTVTQKSVPENTVVVTDVGQHQIWTAKFWKFSLPMKFATSGGLGTMGFGMGAALGAKLGNPDSHVLLITGDGSFRMNHPELLTLSRHNIPITILLFNNSSLGMVRQWQNLFCNSRYAQTDINDGLNLEFLSKAYGINYYKASDLDTLESILKVQDKSQINLIECLLDSDIGAYPIVPPGKSIDTLLTED; this is encoded by the coding sequence ATGAATACATTGAACGGTGCAAAATACCTGATAGAGTGCCTTTCTAAAGAAGGCGTGGATGTTATTTTTGGTTATCCTGGTGGAGCTGTGATTCCACTTTTTGATGCCCTGTATGAGTCTGAGGGTTTTATACAAATTCGAACTTGTCATGAACAAGGAGCTTCTCACGCTGCAGATGGTTATGCCAGAACTACAGGTAAAGTTGGTGTTTGCATCGCAACCTCAGGTCCCGGCGCAACTAATATAATTACTGGGCTGGCTACTGCTTTTATGGACTCTGTTCCAGTTATAGCAATCACTGGTCAAGTAGGAAAATCACTACTTGGCAAGGACTCATTTCAAGAAATAGATATAACTGGCTTGACTATGGGAATAACAAAACATAATTTCCTAGTAACAGATGCTAATGACTTAAAAGATGTAGTCTCTAAAGCCTTTTATATAGCTCAAAATGGCCGGCCTGGCCCTGTATTAATAGATATATCTAAGGATGCTTTTATGCAGGAAATAGAGACTAAGGAATATCATAAGATTGATAAAACTACAGATAAAAGACATCTAAACTATCAAGCTGAAATCGACAAGGTGGTTAATCTAATTAAATCATCTAGACAGCCTGTTATTTACGCTGGTGGTGGAGTAATAAAAAGTAAATCTTGGGATAGCTTGCATGAGCTTTCTACTAAACACAATATTCCTGTAGTGAACTCAATTATGGGTCTAGGTTCTTTTGATAGAAATTCTAACCTATCTTATGGCATTGTCGGAATGCATGGCGATAAAGACGCAAATATGCTTTGCTATGAAAGTGATTTAATTTTAGGTGTAGGGGTAAGATTCTCTGATAGAGCTATAGGTAATAGAAACGGGTTTACTAAAAATTCAACTATAGTTCACATTGATGTTGATGAGACTGAACTAGGTAAAAATATTGATGTTTCATATGAAATTCTAGGTGATTTAAACGAAATCATGAATGAAATAAGCACTAAGCTTATGGAATATAAATCCCCTCATACTAGAAGCAATGATTATTTAGCAAAAGATTATGAAGGCTTTCATCCAAAAAATATTTTAACTGTAACTCAAAAATCTGTACCAGAAAATACTGTAGTTGTAACCGATGTTGGTCAGCATCAAATCTGGACCGCTAAATTCTGGAAGTTTTCGCTTCCTATGAAATTTGCAACATCTGGTGGACTTGGTACTATGGGTTTTGGGATGGGCGCAGCTCTTGGTGCAAAGCTTGGAAATCCAGATTCTCATGTTCTGCTTATAACCGGAGATGGCTCATTTAGAATGAACCACCCTGAACTACTTACTCTTTCAAGGCACAACATCCCTATTACAATTTTGCTTTTTAATAACTCGTCACTAGGAATGGTAAGGCAGTGGCAGAATCTATTTTGCAATTCAAGGTATGCTCAAACAGATATAAACGATGGCTTAAACCTAGAGTTTTTATCAAAAGCATATGGAATAAACTATTATAAAGCTTCAGATTTAGATACATTAGAATCAATCCTAAAAGTTCAGGATAAATCTCAGATTAATTTAATAGAATGCCTTTTAGATAGTGATATAGGAGCATATCCAATAGTCCCTCCTGGGAAATCTATTGATACTCTACTCACTGAGGATTAA
- a CDS encoding cation diffusion facilitator family transporter, whose translation MIKLIIKKFVKNYNDVENKYVRESYGILSGILGILCNLFLFGLKLTIGLIMNSIAIISDAFNNLSDMGTSIVTILGVKMSNSLPDEEHPFGHGRIEYISSLIVSFIIMLVGFELLKSSVDKIRNPEEVIFNPILMLILLMSILVKIWMFSYNTYIGKTINSSINKATAADSLNDVIATSAVILSTVIQRYVNAPVDGFVGVLVSLIIIYTGFNISKDTVNILLGQSPSEETVEKVCSFIQKNEYIIGIHDLRIHDYGPGRSIGSVHVELLDSLELVHAHSIVDKIEKDIISQTGIDIVIHVDPVGKVSKI comes from the coding sequence TTGATAAAATTAATTATAAAAAAATTTGTAAAAAACTATAATGACGTAGAAAATAAATATGTAAGAGAATCCTATGGGATATTGTCAGGTATTTTAGGCATCCTATGTAATTTATTTTTGTTTGGACTCAAGCTGACTATAGGATTAATTATGAACAGTATAGCCATAATATCTGATGCATTTAACAATCTATCCGACATGGGTACCTCTATAGTAACTATACTAGGAGTGAAAATGAGTAATTCTTTACCCGATGAGGAACATCCATTTGGTCATGGAAGAATAGAATATATATCTTCTCTAATAGTCTCTTTTATAATCATGTTAGTAGGCTTTGAACTATTAAAAAGCTCAGTAGATAAAATACGAAATCCTGAAGAAGTAATATTTAATCCTATATTAATGTTGATTTTACTTATGTCAATTTTAGTTAAAATATGGATGTTTTCTTATAACACTTATATTGGAAAAACTATAAATTCAAGTATAAATAAAGCAACTGCAGCTGATAGCCTTAACGATGTTATAGCAACTAGTGCAGTGATTTTATCTACAGTAATTCAGCGCTATGTAAATGCTCCAGTGGATGGGTTTGTAGGAGTCCTTGTTTCTCTTATAATAATCTACACTGGGTTTAATATATCAAAAGACACTGTAAATATACTTCTTGGACAATCACCATCAGAGGAAACTGTAGAGAAAGTATGTAGTTTCATCCAAAAAAATGAGTATATTATTGGAATACATGATTTGAGAATACACGATTATGGTCCAGGAAGATCGATAGGTTCTGTTCATGTTGAGCTGCTTGATTCACTTGAGTTAGTTCATGCTCACTCAATCGTAGATAAAATAGAAAAAGATATTATAAGCCAAACTGGGATAGATATAGTAATCCATGTAGACCCAGTTGGCAAAGTAAGCAAAATTTAA
- a CDS encoding rhodanese-like domain-containing protein, whose translation MKRLKSKFSVISLALIMSLSLAACAPSQEPAQEAPQAPVESTETEQVEEADVVKDAANAYFANMPENIYKIDEKELVEKVKAEEDMLVVDIRSNEDYNKGHLKNAVNIPWGPAIAENLENLPVDKDVYLYCYTGQTAGQATALLNMAGYNVRSINLGWKLGLSNVEGIEEVTQTEAVELVKSTPADIAPELKDAIKVYFDELVAAKGTTYENHKISEDDAKALLDAKDESIQFLSVRKAEDYAKGHIEGAINIPFGKGMQESFGTLPTDKKIIVYCYTGQTAGQAVAGLRILGYDAVSMNFGAGTPATGEGGWINKGYPLVQE comes from the coding sequence ATGAAAAGATTGAAATCAAAGTTTTCTGTTATTTCACTTGCATTAATTATGTCTTTATCACTTGCAGCATGTGCTCCATCTCAAGAGCCAGCTCAAGAAGCTCCTCAAGCACCAGTTGAGAGCACTGAAACTGAGCAAGTAGAAGAAGCCGATGTAGTTAAAGACGCAGCAAATGCATATTTTGCGAATATGCCTGAAAACATTTACAAAATTGATGAAAAAGAATTGGTTGAAAAAGTAAAAGCAGAAGAAGATATGTTGGTAGTTGATATTAGATCAAACGAAGACTATAACAAAGGACATCTTAAGAATGCAGTAAACATTCCTTGGGGGCCGGCAATAGCTGAAAACCTTGAGAATTTACCAGTAGATAAAGATGTTTACTTATACTGCTATACAGGACAAACAGCTGGACAAGCTACAGCTCTTCTTAATATGGCTGGATATAATGTTCGTTCTATAAACTTAGGATGGAAATTAGGACTTTCAAATGTTGAAGGTATCGAGGAAGTAACTCAAACAGAAGCTGTAGAGCTAGTAAAATCTACTCCAGCAGATATTGCTCCAGAGTTAAAGGATGCAATAAAAGTGTACTTTGATGAGTTAGTAGCAGCAAAAGGAACTACTTACGAAAATCATAAGATAAGCGAAGATGATGCAAAAGCTTTATTAGATGCAAAGGATGAAAGTATCCAGTTCCTATCAGTTAGAAAAGCAGAAGATTATGCTAAAGGACATATTGAAGGAGCAATTAACATTCCATTTGGAAAGGGAATGCAAGAATCATTTGGAACTTTACCAACAGACAAAAAAATTATTGTTTACTGCTATACAGGACAAACAGCTGGACAAGCAGTAGCAGGTCTAAGAATTTTAGGATATGATGCAGTTTCCATGAACTTTGGAGCAGGAACACCAGCAACAGGTGAAGGTGGATGGATTAATAAGGGATACCCTCTAGTACAAGAATAA
- a CDS encoding ArnT family glycosyltransferase, whose protein sequence is MKINKNQILLFITIISYISLNLIYLDKFPFVHSDEPWLSGLSKNMLENTSLSVTEPFFDLMPRYPHALKVIFHLIQIPFIYFLGYNIFSVRLISLIFGLLTLFIFYILLKKLTNKTLISYLGTLLLAVDIQFIYASHFARQEILLLFIFLVSLYILFICRFNITLTPSRNQKLNMLFNKLSVFTIKSEPLLIGSLIGLSIGIHPNSFIIFLPIFLIYSFEFFYNKQKKDYKIFIFLTTVSLFAASFVLLSFYFDSDFVAHYFSYGKSFKVDSSIVGKIKGFTKFYKDIIERNGKTYYIPNLDFQFVFFITTFILSLIELVKNYTNNKKTEFTCLLYMILSIAGLNLGAMIIGRFNQTSIIFQFPLYYILAVLLVRNLSSKAQNLVLISIIIISSYFSYINIMPYKNLEYNSYLKVLNAIPSDSIVLSNLNTHYYFQNSNFYDYRNLPYLEENNLSIKEYIEKNKIEYIVITEDLSFFYNNKPHYNGVYGNINFYPDLEVFLAQRCSIISKSKSRLYPMHMVKFTGLYEEYKSIAVKDYWDITIYKVNYPIN, encoded by the coding sequence ATGAAAATAAATAAAAATCAAATATTGTTATTCATAACTATAATTTCATATATATCCTTAAATCTAATTTATTTAGATAAATTTCCTTTCGTTCATTCTGATGAGCCATGGCTTAGCGGCTTATCTAAAAATATGCTCGAAAATACCTCATTATCTGTTACTGAACCTTTTTTTGATTTAATGCCTAGATATCCTCATGCATTAAAAGTAATTTTTCATTTGATTCAAATCCCTTTCATCTACTTTTTGGGTTATAATATTTTTTCAGTGAGATTAATATCTCTTATCTTTGGTCTATTGACACTATTTATATTTTATATTTTGTTAAAAAAGCTCACAAATAAAACTTTAATTTCCTATTTAGGCACACTTTTATTAGCTGTAGACATTCAATTTATTTATGCTTCACATTTTGCAAGGCAAGAAATACTCTTGCTTTTTATATTTCTAGTTTCCCTATACATTTTATTTATCTGTAGATTTAATATAACTTTGACACCATCTAGAAACCAAAAATTAAATATGCTTTTTAATAAGCTTTCTGTTTTTACAATAAAAAGCGAGCCACTTTTAATTGGCTCGCTAATTGGCTTATCCATAGGAATTCATCCTAATAGTTTTATAATATTTTTACCTATTTTTTTAATTTATAGTTTTGAATTTTTTTACAATAAACAAAAAAAAGATTATAAAATTTTTATATTTTTAACAACAGTCTCTTTGTTCGCTGCTTCATTTGTGCTACTTAGCTTTTATTTCGATAGTGACTTTGTAGCTCATTACTTTTCTTATGGCAAAAGTTTTAAGGTTGACTCATCTATTGTTGGAAAAATAAAAGGTTTTACTAAATTTTACAAGGATATTATAGAGCGAAACGGAAAAACATATTACATACCTAATCTGGATTTCCAGTTTGTATTTTTTATAACTACTTTTATTTTATCTTTAATTGAATTAGTAAAAAACTATACAAATAATAAAAAAACTGAATTTACATGTTTATTATATATGATTTTAAGTATAGCAGGTTTAAATTTAGGAGCTATGATTATTGGAAGATTTAATCAAACAAGTATTATTTTTCAGTTCCCACTTTATTATATTTTAGCCGTGTTATTAGTCAGAAACTTAAGTTCTAAAGCCCAAAATCTAGTCTTAATTAGCATAATAATTATTTCTAGCTATTTTTCATATATAAATATAATGCCCTATAAGAATCTCGAATATAATTCATATCTAAAGGTCTTAAATGCTATACCATCGGATAGTATAGTATTAAGCAATCTAAATACTCACTATTATTTTCAAAACTCAAATTTTTATGATTATAGAAATTTGCCATATCTTGAAGAAAATAATTTAAGCATTAAGGAATATATTGAAAAAAATAAAATTGAATATATAGTAATCACTGAAGATCTAAGTTTTTTTTATAATAATAAGCCTCACTATAATGGGGTTTATGGCAATATAAATTTTTATCCAGATTTAGAAGTATTTTTAGCTCAAAGATGCAGTATAATTTCAAAAAGTAAATCTAGACTTTATCCCATGCATATGGTTAAATTCACTGGCCTTTATGAAGAATACAAATCCATTGCTGTTAAGGATTACTGGGACATTACAATTTATAAAGTTAATTACCCAATTAACTGA